One genomic segment of Oncorhynchus mykiss isolate Arlee chromosome 10, USDA_OmykA_1.1, whole genome shotgun sequence includes these proteins:
- the LOC110533269 gene encoding cytochrome c oxidase assembly factor 4 homolog, mitochondrial codes for MASPSPHDRSRRPSEDQDEEDPVDQMISRTGCGELHYAVQECMAEHQDWRKCQRQVQTFKDCMMTFQKARKEQLMKQRPSTESA; via the coding sequence ATGGCCTCCCCTTCACCCCACGACCGGAGTCGTCGCCCCAGCGAGGACCAGGATGAGGAGGACCCAGTGGACCAGATGATCAGCAGGACAGGATGTGGGGAGCTGCACTACGCCGTACAGGAGTGCATGGCCGAGCACCAGGACTGGAGGAAGTGTCAGAGACAGGTCCAGACCTTTAAAGACTGTATGATGACCTTCCAGAAGGCCCGGAAGGAACAGCTGATGAAGCAGAGGCCGTCTACAGAGTCTGCCTAG